A genomic stretch from Malus domestica chromosome 15, GDT2T_hap1 includes:
- the LOC103437437 gene encoding serine/arginine-rich splicing factor SC35-like, translated as MSHFGRSGPPDIRDTYSLLVLNITFRTTADDLFPLFDKYGKVVDVFIPRDRRTGDSRGFAFVRYKYQDEAHKAVEKLDGRVVDGREIMVQFAKYGPNAERIHKGRVSESTSKLKSRSRSRSPRPRYRDEYKEKDYGTRSRSRERYSRDRHHRSEREHRYRSRSRSASPGNRKRARYDDERRSRSRSYGSASPVRNSSKSRRSPSPRRSLSPRMSASPQRSASPRTTPPRGENVFGRNRKERSPTPKDDSPHGRRDDSPSPSPRKSDADE; from the exons ATGTCGCACTTCGGTCGATCCGGACCTCCGGACATCAGAGACACCTACTCCCTCCTCGTCCTCAACATCACTTTCC GAACCACAGCGGACGACCTCTTCCCGCTCTTCGACAAGTACGGCAAGGTCGTCGATGTCTTCATTCCCCGAGACCGGAGGACTGGCGATTCTCGCGGATTTGCTTTTGTCCGATATAAGTATCAGGACGAGGCGCATAAGGCGGTGGAGAAGCTCGAtg GGAGAGTTGTTGATGGAAGAGAGATTATGGTTCAGTTTGCTAAGTACGGCCCCAATGCGGAGCGAAT CCACAAGGGTAGGGTAAGTGAATCAACTTCCAAGCTCAAATCAAGGTCCCGAAGCCGAAGTCCTCGTCCTAG GTATCGAGATGAATATAAGGAAAAGGATTACGGAACTCGTAGTCGAAGTAGGGAGAGGTATAGTCGTGACAGGCACCATAGGAGTGAAAGAGAGCATCGCTACAGAAGTAGGAGCCGCAGTGCAAGTCCTGGTAATCGTAAGAGGGCCAGATATGATGATGAGCGGCGTAGTCGGAGCCGGTCATATGGAAG TGCCTCTCCTGTTCGGAATAGCTCCAAGTCTCGCAGGAGCCCATCTCCTCGGAGGAGCTTATCTCCTCGCATGAGTGCATCTCCTCAGAGAAGCGCGTCTCCTCGTACGACACCACCTAGGGGTGAGAATGTTTTTGGACGCAACCGCAAGGAACGCTCTCCTACCCCCAAAGATGATTCACCACATGGACGACGTGATGATTCTCCAAGTCCTTCCCCTCGTAAATCTGACGCTGAT GAATGA